The Candidatus Saccharimonadales bacterium nucleotide sequence TGGAGAGACACGGTTGGACTTCAGAACCTTCACTGGATAAACGAAACACCAGAAGAAGGAGTCTATACTATTCGGATTCGCCACCGTGCTCCGCTTACAAAAGCGACGTTATTCCACACAGAAGCAGGAGGAGCAAAACTGACGCTTCATGATCAGCAGCGTGCGGTCACTGCCGGGCAGTCAGTCGTCATCTACAAAGATGATATATGCCTTGGTGGCGGCATTGTCGATTAGGCTCTCACTGGAAGTTAAATACTTGGTGACTGAGATCTAGCTTATGGTATATACTGAGTAAATGTATAAAGCGTGGGCGCTAAGACAATCAAAAGGCTTTACAATTGTCGAACTTCTTATCGTGATTGTCGTCATTGGCATTCTTTCAGCTATTGTTATCGTAGCGTACAGAGGCATCCAATCGAATGCCTCTGATGCAATTGTAAAATCCGATGAGACGGCAATATTTAAAGCACTTCGCAGGTATAAAGTCCTTAAGGGCAATTATCCTCAATCTACGGCTGAACTTGAGTCAATGGCAGATGCGGTGACAGGCTATCCAGAATCAAAAATTCGTATTAATACAAGCGCATATGATGTCACGACACCAGCTGCCAGTAACGATACGAATCGCCGCAATCTCATAATTTGTGTGCGAAGTGGCCCCGATCCAAGAGCGGGAATTGCAAGTCTTAGTAAATCTGGAAAGATATTTTTCTACACTTCATTCGGTGGTCCTTCTGAGAGCACACAGAATTGGATCGCTCAGCAATCAACGATGTGCCCACGATTAGGCATCGCGACAACTGATCCTGGCTATGCAAGATCTTTTGGTTATGAGAGGTCAGCTACCCAAGACCCATCAGTCGGATGGAAGCCATACACAAATGGTGAATAGCTTTTTATAAGGGAATAAAAATAGCCGCGACCCGGCTGGGCGGCGCCATGTGGCACCAGCCCAGCCGTTTTCGCGGCGTTGTCAGAGACCCGCTAAGGATCTGAGACTCTGTAGCCCTGGTGTATCAATCTCGATGTAGTAGCCATCACACTCCGGGATGGTACGCTCGGTGTGGTCTGAGAGAGTCACAACTGTCGAGTTGGTCTCGTTGTTGTGCATGATTCGAAGGAAATTCTCGAACCGGATAGGTATACGGTTCTCGGTTCTCCTTCTGTCCTCCCCGTCATTTTTATATGTGACAATGGTTATGAACGAATCCATAACTATCCCTCCGGCTTTTTGAAAAACATCGCCAATCTGACAATGTAATAAATTATATCATGGTATCATAATATTGTCAATATAGTCCAAAATGACAATGACTGGTAAAATAACAGATATGAATGCTCAAGAAATACGTCAAGCTTATCTAGATTTCTTTAAAGACCGCGGACACGCAGTTATTCCACGCGCAAAAATAGTGCCGGAAAATGATCCATCGACTCTTTTTACAGGAAGTGGCATGCAGCCAATGATTCCATTTCTTCTTGGGCAACCACACCCATCAGGGACTCGTCTTGTCGATAGTCAAACATGTCTTCGAGCTCAGGACATTGAAGAAGTAGGCGATAACCGTCATACAACCTTTTTTGAAATGCTCGGCAACTGGAGTATGGGTGACTATTTTAAAGCTGAACAAGTCCCTTGGATGTTCGAGTTTCTTACAGAAGTTGTGAAATTAGATCCAAGCAAGATCTACGTCACATGTTTTATTGGTGCACCAGAATATAATATTCCAAAAGATACCGATGCTGCACAAATTTGGCAAACACTTTTTGCTACTAAGAATATTACGGCTGAAGTTGCTGACATTGGCTCAGAAGAGGACGGCTATTCTCGTGGCATTAAAGATGGTGAACGAATATTCTACTACGATGGATCAAAGAACTGGTGGAGTCGAAATGGTGGTCCAGAAACGACACCAGTAGGTGATCCGTGTGGTCCTGATTCAGAAATGTTCTACGACTTTGGTACGCCGCATAACATTGAGTATGGTGAATTTTGCCACCCAAACTGCGACTGTGGTCGTTTTATGGAAATTGGTAACAACGTCTTTATGGCGTACAGGAAAGAGGCTGAAGGTGTCTTTGTCCCACTTGAAAAACCAAACATTGATCATGGCTCGGGCTTAGAGCGCATTGCAGCTGCTGCAATCAATGACCCAGATGCATATAAGATCAGTCTTTTGTGGCCAATCATTGAAAAATTAGAGAAAATTAGCGGCAAGAGTTACGATGCAAATCAGGCAAGTATGCGGGTCATCGCTGATCATCTTCGCGCTGCAACATTTATGGCCGTTGATGGTATCGTACCGAGCAACAAACAACAAGGTTACGTTATGCGTCGTCTCGTAAGACGTGCCATGATCAAAGCATTTGATCTTGGTATCGAGCAAAACTTCCTCGAACAAATCGTGCCAGTTATCGCTGATCTTTATCATAATGATTTTCCAGAAGTTGCCGAAAACCGTGAGCAGATTATTGCAGTCCTTATTAAAGAAGAAAAGGCATTCCGCCAAACAATCAGAAAAGGCCTTTTGGTGTTTTCAAAACTACAAGCAGGTGGTCTTACGGGCGAAGAAGTATTTACACTGTATGACACATACGGCTTTCCATCTGAGCTCTCAACCGAAGAAGCATTTAAGCAAGGAATTGATCTTAGCGAAAATTGGCGCGAAGAATTTGATGCAAAAATGACCGAGCAGCGTGAACGCTCTCAAACTGCAGCAAAGGGTACCTTTAAGGGTGGTCTTGGCGGTCAGACTCTTCAACATAAGAAATACCACACGGCGACGCACCTTATGTATCAGGCGCTTCGCCAGGTTCTTGGTGATCACGTCGTACAACATGGAAGCAATATCACTGAAGAACGTCTTCGCTTCGACTTTTCTCATCCTGAAAAAGTAACTCCTGAACAAATTCAAGAAGTTGAAGCTATCGTCAACGAACAGATTCAAAAAGATCTAAAGATTAGTTTCGCTGAATATCCAACAAAAGTAGCGCGCGAAGAAAAAGGTGCGCTTGGTCAGTTTGGCGACCGCTACGGTGATACGGTTAAAGTCTACAAGATGATTGCAGACGGTGAAGATGTTCCGTTTAGTTTTGAAATTTGCGGAGGTCCTCATGTCGATCACACACACGAACTTATCGATGGTGGCAAAACCTTCAAAATAATTAAAGAAGAATCATCAAGCGCCGGAATTCGTCGTATAAAAGCAGTCCTCCAGTAAAGTTATCAGAAATTAAAATAGGGCAAGTGTTCATACACTTGCCCTTCACGTCTTTTGCTGTGTATTACTACACAGCCCTCATTGAAGATTATCTACTTCTTGGTGCCATCATTCGAGCCGAACAGTATCCAGCGGACGAGTAGTACTAAAAGCATGAGCACATCCAGTATCAAAACTGCCATAATGTAGGATGCCACAATCTTACCAGTAGGAGCGTCACCATAGCCCCACCAGTCGATCTTGCAGGTGAGAGACGACAATGACTCACACCCCTTCATCTTGACACCGATGACGAGGAACAGGGTTACTCGCTCGACAGCGAAGATGAGTAACAGAATACTCAGTACAAATCCAAGTCGACGAGGAGCGCTACCGAGCTTACTGCCAGATCCTGACGTCATGATAACTCCAAATTTTCGAGGAACGGATGATGAAACTATACAATGTTATTCATTTAATATCAATAGATGAGAAAAATATGTCTCCATCTAATGGTAAGAAAATTTCATCAAACGCGTAAAGTGCTCTATAATGAATACTAATTATGGTTTTTGATAAATTTCGCCAAGCTCGCAAAAATACATCTGATGCAGATTACGTTGTCGCCCTCGACATCGGTACTGAATTTGTCAAAGCACTTATTGCAAAACAGACAGACGATACGCTTGAGATTGTTGGCGTCGGACGTGCACGCCAAGATGTTAGTGACATGTACTCTGGTGCAATAGCAGACATATCTGGCGTTGTTCGTAACTGTGAAGAAGCACTGAGTGCTGCCGAAGATCAATCTGGCATTCACGCCACTCGTGTCGTTATCGGTATTGCAGGTGAACTCGTTAAGGGTGTCACAAATACAATTCGTTACCGCCGCCCACAACCAGATCGTCCACTCGATGTTGCCGAAATGGAATTCATTATTGAAAAAGTTCAAGAGCGCGCCCAGGGTAAGGCTCAAAAACAAATCGCCCTTGAAACAGGTAACGATGAAGTTGAAGTAAAGCTCGTAAACTCTGCACTTGTGAGTATTCACATTGATGGCTACAAGGTTAGTAATCCAATTGGTTTTCAGGGTAAAGACGTTGCAGTACAAATCTATACCGCCTTTGCGCCAATGGTGCATATTGGCGCCCTAGAGCGCGTCGCAGACGAACTGGCGCTCGAGCTTGTTGCTGTTGCCGCTGAACCATTTGCCGTCAGTCGTTCGGTTCTTGGAACTGATGCGAGCAGTACGTTTACAGCTATTCTTGTCGACGTTGGTGGTGGTACAACGGATATTGCGGTCGTCAATGATGGTGGCGTCGAGGGAACAAAAATGTTCGGTATTGGTGGCCGTAGCTTTACGCGCACAATCGCAACTGACATGGACCTCAATTACAGTGACGCTGAAAAACTAAAAGTGAACATTGATAGTCCTCAGATCAAAGCCAGTGTGTCAAAAGATGCAAATGCAGCAATCGATAAAACACTAGATGTCTGGCTTGCTGGTGTTGAACTTGCGCTAAGCGAATTTGATTCAGTCGATCATTTACCAAATCGTATTCTTCTTTGTGGCGGTGGTTCAAGTCTGAAAAAGATTATCACGTCACTCGAATCAAGTGCATGGCACAAAGAACTTCCATTTACAAAACAGCCTACGGTGCAGCTTATTAATCCTAAAGAAGTTGCCGGAATTACTGATGCAACAGGTGATGCAAACGACCACACCTTCATCACAGCCATGGGTCTTCTAAGGGTTGGATATGATACAATAATTGGTAGTAGTGATACAGATACGATCAAGGATAAACTAAATCGGCTTCTGAGAATATAAACAATGAATAAAGACGTTATTTACATCGATGTCGAAGACGATATCACGGCAATTATCGGTAAGGTAAAATCAGCCAAAGAAAAAATCGTCGCACTTGTACCACCAAAACGAATTGGTGTGTTACAGAGTGCTGTCAATCTTCGTCTTCTTGCCCGTGCCGCAGGCCAGGCAAATAAACACCTCGTTGTTATTACGAATAACCCAGCACTCTCAGCCCTGTCTGCTGCAGCACTGCTTCCAGTCGCAAAAAATCTTCAGAGCAAGCCAGGTCTTGCTGATATTCCAGCCCTGGATATTGATGATGGGGAAGATGTCATTGATGGCGCTCAGCTCCCTGTTGGTGAACTTGTAAAAACTGCCGATACCCCACAAGGTCGTAAAGTAATTCCTGTCTCAGATAATACAGGTACGGATACTGCGGTTGATGACATCGCAAAAGCGGCAGCTCCTTCTGTTGGCGGAACACTCGCAAAGCCAAAAGCGAAAAGTGGCGTTAAGGTACCAAACTTTAACATTTTTCGTAAAAAACTCCTCCTCCTTATCGGCGGCGGCATTTTGCTTATAGGATTTTTAATTTGGGCAATATTTATCGCTCCACGTGCAACGGTGCTTATTACTGCAAGAACTACAGATTCATCCGTAAACAGCAAAGTAACATTCGATAGTACAGCAAAGACAGACCTTACTTCGAACGTCATTCGATCTGCAACGCAGCAGATCAAAAAAGATGATTCAATTGAGTTTGATGCTACTGGTAAAAAGGATGTTGGTGATACGGCGAAAGGCAATGTAAAATTATCGAAGCTTTCTCCATCTGCAACATCAATCCCAGCTGGTAGCCAACTAACAAGTACCGCTGGACTCGTATTTACAACTGATACTGACACGACAATTCCTCCGAGTACTCCATGTTTTCCTAGTTTCTGTGCACAGAGTGTGACCGTCGGTGTGACGGCTGCTGCGAGCGGTACAAAATATAACGGAGCAACAGGTGCACTGAGTGGTGCACCAAGCTCCGCATCGGCAAGCTTCGTGGATGCAAGTGCTGGTGGTACAGATAAGGTCGCAACAATTGTTACTGCAGATGATATCCAAAAAGCAACAGATGCACTTCTTCAGAAAAATAACGATGACATGAAAACACAGCTAAAAACTCAGTTTGGCGCTCAGTCAGTCGTTCTAGACTCAAGCTTCATGTCATCTCAAACTGGAGCAACTTCAACGCCCGCTGTAAACCAAGAACTTGTTGCCGGAGCTGGTAAAGCAAAACTTTCTGCAAGCCTAACATATACAATGGTTGGTATCGATAAGTCTGAAATTAAAACATATCTCGATGCATACTTTAATAAGCAACTAACAGATCAGAATAGTCAACGTATCTATGGTGATGGTTTAGATAAAGTAACATTCACGAACGTTAATGCACCAACTGACGGTAAGCCGACAGCAAACATTGTCGCAACAGCTCAAGTTGGTCCAAAGATTGATGATGCAGTCATAAAATCAACTGCCATGGGCAAACGATACGGTGAAATTCAATCTGCAATCGAAGGCATTCAGGGCGTTAACAACGTCGATGTACAGTTCTGGCCATTCTGGGTAACATCAGCACCAAATGATACTAGCAAGATCAATGTTGAATTTAAATTAGATGCCTCAAACTAAGTCGTATCTCGCTCTTGATGTCGGTGAAAAGCGCATAGGTGTCGCCGTAGGTGACAGCGGCGTCCGGATTGCCGTGCCTTTTGATACGATCGAAGTTGATGGTAATGAGGTTGAACGTATCGCACGACTGGTTATCGACGAAAGTGTCGACACGGTCGTTGTTGGATACCCGCGTAACCAATCGGGCGAACCAACTGCACAGACCGCGTTTGTTGAAGATTTTACAAAGCAGCTTACAGACATTGCACCAGATCTTGTTTTTCAGGACGAGTCACTTACGAGCGTTATCGCAGAACAGCAGCTGAAGTCATACAAAAAGCCATATTCCAAAGGCGATATTGATGCTCAAGCTGCGGCTATTATCCTTCAGGATTATTTGGAGCAAAATGCATGAACAATGATATCCGACCACCTCGACCACAGCAGCGTCCTGAGCGATTAGTACAGAATGAGCCCGTAAAGCCACTTCAGCCAACCATAAGACCTGAGGCAGTCCCTTCATTCGCACCAATAGCAACACCTGAGAACATTCCTTTTGCTCCTGCTGAGCCTAGTCCAATTCCTGACCCACCAAAGCTTTCTTTACCAGATAAAAAGAAGCGTTCTGGACTACGTAAATTTATGATTGGTCTTATTGTCGTCGTTGTTCTTGCGGTCATTGCCGTTATCGGATCTTACGTCTGGTATAACAACCAGCTCCAGGCCGTATCAAGTGATGCGAAATCTGCCCGTGTGAGAGTAACAATTGAGAGCGGCGCAAGCCCAGCTATGATCTCTACGCAGCTGCATGATCAAAAACTCATTCGAAGTACGTTTGCTTTTGATATCTATACAAGGCTTTCGGGTGTAAGAGATAAGTTAAAAGCTGGGACATTTAGCTTATCTCCTCACGACACAACGCAGCAGATAGTCGACCATCTTGTAGCGGGAAAAACAGACGAGTTTCAGCTTACATTTCTTCCAGGTGCAACAATCACAGATAATAAAAAAACCCTTATAAAAGCTGGTTACGCCAAAGCTGATGTCGAAGCGGCATTTAATAAATCATATGTAGACAAATACCCAGATTTATTTAATGGCCATCCAGCATCTGCTGGCCTTGAAGGCTATATGTACGGCCAAACATATAGCTTTTTTACAACTGCAACGCCTGAGGATATCATTTCCCGGACTCTTGATGAATTTAACACGCATGTTGCGACGCTGAAGGCTGATTTCCAAAAACAAGGACTCACTCTCTACCAGGGGATTACACTTGCATCTATTATCCAACGAGAAACAAGCTCAACTACGCCTGATAGTGCAAGTAGTGACCAAAGCCAAGTCTCTCAGGTTTTTTACTCACGGCTTGCGGCAAATATGCCACTCGGTTCTGATGTCACCGCATACTACGGCGCGGACCTTATTGGAGCGTCCCATGCTGTCACTGTCGATACTCCTTATAATACCCGCATTCATACAGGGCTGCCTCCAGGTCCAATAGCAACGCCAAGCCTTGGTGCGCTAATTGCAGCCTCGCATCCTGCAGCAGGAGATTATATGTATTTCCTCAGTGGTGACGACAATATTACGTATTTTGCACGTACAAATGATGAACATGAGCAAAATATCACGAATCACTGCCAAGTTAAGTGTTCAATTCCGTAAATAACAGAGGTAGATATTTTATAAAACAAATTGACATTCTTTGCAATGCCTGATACAATAAATCACAGCACATTTGTAAGTTCGTCTACTAAATGCGGTCAAAAGCTGTATATGCGAGTGGGCAGTACGAATTACAAATGAGCCTACCAATAAATGTCGCTACGGGCACCGATAAAGAACTTTTCAATTAATATCATTAACGAAATCGGTCGAAACACGTGCCCTGTTCTTGCGAGAAGAAAGACAAAGTAAGGTAGACGCCTTTGCAGTAATGCGAACGGCAGGAGAACCAGAATTAGTAAATCAGAATCCGTTTTGGATACACCTCTAAGCGCTGCTTCTATGAAGCAACAAGTTCTTTCGAGACACAAAAATCTCCGTAAGAACAAGGGTGGACCGAAATCGACAACGATTGCCGCTTACACCGGTGTCTTCCTGCTCATTATGTCGATAGTCGCTATTGGCTACCGACCACCTCAGTCAATCGAGGCACTTGCGAGTGCGTCCACATCAGCTCCAGCGACCGATCAAGTTGATCAGCCTTCTGTTGACCAATTAGTTGCAACCAACATTGCAGCAAATATTGCTGAACGTGCAGATCTCCCAATTGCACCAAACGTTGCTAACCTTTCAGTTTCACTTTCTGTCCGGAGTGAACTATCACAAGGCGATACAGCAGCTACAGTTTCTAAACCTCAAATTATCCAACCAACTGCTGGTAGTAGGGAAATTAAAACCTACACAGCAAAAGCTGGTGATACAGCTGAAGGCGTTTCAAGCCTTTATGGTATTTCTGCAACAACCCTTAAATGGGCAAACAATATTGCAAGTGATGCAATTGAAGCAAACAAGCAACTTATGATCCCACCAGTTGACGGTGTGGTATATGTCGTAAAAGATGGTGATACAGTTGATTCTCTTGCAGCGAAGTACGGTGCAGATAAAACTCGTATCGTATCATTTAATGACCTTGAGCTAGCTGGCGTCAAAACAGGTATGAAGATTATTATTCCAGGAGGTGTTCTTCCTGATACTGAGCGCCCAGGCTATGTCGCACCACGACCAGTCTATGTTGGTGGCGGTACTAGCGGCGGAACAGACTACTCTGTTATTAGTAGCTCAGTTGCACGTGCCTCAGCAGGTAATCGTTATGCATTTGGTAACTGTACTTGGTATGCATACGAACGCCGTGCGCAGCTTGGCCGACCTGTTGGTAGCTTCTGGGGTAACGGTGCTGAATGGGATAACAGCGCACGTGCTGCTGGTTTCCTTGTTGACCGTACACCTGAACCAGGCGCTATCCAAGTTATGGAAGGTGGTGCAGGGCATGTCGCAATCGTTGAAGAAGTATATTCAGACGGCAGCATTCGCTTAAGTGAAATGAACTACGCCGGTAACTTTAACCGCGTGACATCACGTACTATGAGTGCTGGTTCAGCTGGTGGATTTAACTACATTCACTAGGCCGCACAAAACCTAAACACTGTCGCCTCTGTTAATTCAGGGGCGATTTTGCTATAATAGGGAAAGTTATGTTTGTTGATACAGCAAAAGTTTTTATTAATGCCGGTAATGGCGGCAATGGTGCCGTTAGTTTTCGTCATGAAATCTATGTCGATAAAGGTGGTCCTGACGGTGGTGATGGCGGCAAAGGTGGTGATGTCATCTTCGAAGCAAGTGAGAACGTCAACACACTCGTCGACTTTCGATTTAAACCTGAACTCAAAGCAGATCATGGTAATAAAGGAAGTAAACAAAATAAGAGAGGCCGATCTGGCGAAGACTTAATTGTGAAGGTTCCAATGGGTACGGTTGTTCGTAAAAACGGTGAGATTATTGCTGACCTTATTGAAAATGGTCAACAGGTCGTTATCGCAAAAGGTGGTGATGGCGGCTTTGGAAACGCTCACTTTAAATCCTCAGTTCGTCAAACGCCTCGAATCGCTGAACTTGGTGAAGACGGTGACAATTTTGAAGCACAACTTGAACTAAAGCTTATTGCTGATGTTGGACTTGTTGGATTTCCAAATGCTGGTAAATCAACATTTTTATCAGTTGTCAGTAACGCTCGTCCTGAAATTGCAGATTATGCGTTTACGACTCTGACACCAAATCTTGGTGTTGCAGATATTGATAACACAAGTCTTCTTGTTGCTGACATTCCTGGCCTTATTGAAGGTGCGAGCGAAGGCAAGGGCCTTGGCGATGCATTCCTCCGACACGTGGAACGTACTGCGGTACTTCTTCATCTTATAGATATCTACAGTAATGATGTGGCTGCGAGCTACAAAACAATTCGTAACGAACTATCTAGCTATAGTGAAGAGCTTGCAACTCGACCAGAAGTCATTGCACTCACAAAGTGTGAAGGCTTTGATGATGAAATGATTAAGATGCAAGTTGATGCAGTAAAAGCGGTTGCCGGTAAAAAAGCCGAGGTCTTTGTAATCTCAGCAAGTAGCCACACTGGTCTTACTGAAGTGCTTCGCTCACTTCGAGCAAAAGTAGATGCAGTTCGTGAAATTGAGCAGGCAATTGAAGCTGAAGACGAAGAAGATCTTCCGGTTATTACACTCTCTGAGCAGCAAATTAATGATGCTTGGACAGTCGAAAAGGACGGTGACGTCCTGGTTGTTCATGGAGATAAAATCGAAAAGTTCGCAAGACGCACAAACTTCGATGGTTTTGAGAACGTAAACCGCCTTAGGGACATTATGAAAAAACTTGGTATTTCACACGAGTTAAGCCGAAAAGGTGCAACTGGTGAGACAATTATTCGAATCGGCGAAAGCGAATTCCCGTTCCTCGAACAGCAAGAGTCTTAAGTCACATTTATTTTTAGAAATATGTGTTATAATTTTTCCAGGTTTTAGTGAGATTACTCCTAAGACATACATTAATAGACGAGAAGTATACGCACCACAGCATGGAAACGTGTTGTTTATGGCAATTTCGCTATAAACATTACCTTTCCTTGCTGTGCCGACTCACAGTAAAGGACAAAGCCGGAGGCATCGTGTCGTTCGGTGTGTTTGATTCACTACTCGGTCTCAAAAGGACCAAGGAAGGAAGCAACATGAGCTGCATTCAGCGAGGCGGCCGTATCGGTCGCGGTGGCAGGATCGGTCGAGGTGGCCGAGTCGGTCGCGGCGGCAGCGAAGGCTGACCAAGGGGAAACCCAGCGGTTCGCGAGAAGGACACTGCGATACACCCGGGGCAGGGATGACGACGCATCGTCGTCCCTGCCTTCGGGCTTAAATATATTACTTCTCGTCTATCATTATACTTTCAAACGATCACCCAGAAGGGTGTTTTTTATTTTGCTAGAAAACAGTCTATAATAGATATAATGCCTAAAACATTCTTTTTTTATGACCTTGAAACAAGTGGGCTAAGCGCCCAGAGTGACCGCATAATGCAATTTGCCGGTATACGAACGGATATGGACCTTCAGCCTATAGGTGAGCCATACAACGTCCTCGTACGACTTAATGATGACACACTCCCAAGTCCCGAAGCTTTGATGGTGACAGGCATTACACCCCAGCAGACAGTTAGTGACGGTTATAGCGAGGCTGAGTTTGCTCGTATCCTCGTCGATGAGATATTTACACCCGATACTATCACTGTTGGATTTAATAGTATTAGATTTGATGATGAGTTTATTCGCCACCTCTTTTGGCGTACATTCCAAGATCCATATGAGTGGGCCTGGAAAGATGGCCGCTCAAGATGGGACCTTCTTGATGTTGTTCGTATCACAAGAGCGCTTCGACCTGAGGGCATCAAGTGGCCGGTTGTTGATGGTAAGGCAGTTAATAGGCTTGAACATATTACAAAAGAAAACGGTATTGTTCATGCGAAGGCACATGATGCACTCAGTGACGTTGAGGCTTTGATTGATGTGACGCGTCTTATTAAAGATAAACAGCCACAACTTTATAATTATCTTCTTGATATGCGTGATAAGAAAAAAGTGCAGCAGCTCATTAATCTTGACGATAAAAAACCATTTGTCTATACAAGTGGACGACTCGACGCGGAGCATGAAAAGACAACCGTCGCATTTCCGCTAACAAGCAGCAAGAATGGTAACGTAGTTGTTTATGATCTTCGCTATGATCCAGCGCTGTTTATAAATCTTTCGTCCGATGAGCTAGCAAAAAAACTCTATGCATCATGGGAAGAGCGAAAGTCTGAGGACTTTGTGCCTCTTCCGGTCAAAGAACTACAATATAACCGCACACCCGCAGTTGCACCGCTCGGTGTTTTGGAATCATGTGATGGCTGGAATAAGATACATCTTACAAAAGATATAATTGAGAGTCATAAATCCGCGCTCGTATCAGCACCTCACTTTGCTGAAAATATTCGTAGCTTATTTGAAAATAGGGCAGAATTTAAAAAATCAAAGGATGCCGAGGCGCAACTCTATGATGGCTTTGTCGCAGATCGTGACAGACTGAGAATTGAAACTGTTCGAAATGCCGATGAGCGAACACTTGCAGATTTTAATCCTGAGTTTACGGATGAGAGATTACCGACACTTCTTATGCACTACAAAGCTCGTAATTATCCCCGTTCACTAAGTGAAGAGGAATCACGCGCATGGGAGCAGTGGCGAACCGAGAGAATAAAGTCCCAGCTTCCATCATTTATGAAGTCGCTTCATAAACTTGCCGCAACAGAACTTGATGACGGAAAGCAGTACGTTATGCAGGAAATGCAACTATGGCTTGAAAGCATTGCACCAACTGATACATCAGACCAAGACAGCGAAGACTAGATTTGGCTGTAACGGTGACGAGGCATTCGCTTCTTCGTAGCAAGATGGTGCTTGGTAAGACGTCGAAATGACAAATTACGGATAAGACCAAAGGCTGCAAATCGCAAAAGAATGAGCCACATAATAACCGCAATGATGAGAAGCATCAAACCTGAAGGAACGGCGTAGCTTGTTCCTGGGACAGCACCAACGAGAAGAAAGAAAAGAAGTGAGGTCAGAATTCCAGAATTCCCAAGAAGCAGCACAACAAGTACGACTATGAGCACGGAAATGATAGTTTTTCGCATTGACACACCTTTTTTATCTTTTGACTTCCTCCGAATATAGCAGCCAGATTACCCTCATGCAACGATAAGCAAGATAGAATAGCAGTCTTACGTAAAAGGGTCTAAAAATGATATAATTATTGGGATGTCTGAGGTGATTAAAGTTCGCGGAGCACGCGAGCACAATTTGAAAAATATCGATGTAGAAATACCTCGAGATAAGTTAGTTGTTATCACTGGCCTTTCTGGATCAGGGAAGTCTTCACTTGCCTTTGATACGATTTATGCCGAAGGTCAGCGCCGTTACGTTGAGAGCCTTAGTAGCTATGCACGCCAGTTTCTTGGCACGATGGATAAACCAGATGTTGATCAAATTGATGGGCTAAGTCCTGCAATTTCAATTGACCAAAAATCAACAAGCCGAAACCCTCGTTCGACGGTTGCGACAGTTAC carries:
- a CDS encoding CHAP domain-containing protein, yielding MKQQVLSRHKNLRKNKGGPKSTTIAAYTGVFLLIMSIVAIGYRPPQSIEALASASTSAPATDQVDQPSVDQLVATNIAANIAERADLPIAPNVANLSVSLSVRSELSQGDTAATVSKPQIIQPTAGSREIKTYTAKAGDTAEGVSSLYGISATTLKWANNIASDAIEANKQLMIPPVDGVVYVVKDGDTVDSLAAKYGADKTRIVSFNDLELAGVKTGMKIIIPGGVLPDTERPGYVAPRPVYVGGGTSGGTDYSVISSSVARASAGNRYAFGNCTWYAYERRAQLGRPVGSFWGNGAEWDNSARAAGFLVDRTPEPGAIQVMEGGAGHVAIVEEVYSDGSIRLSEMNYAGNFNRVTSRTMSAGSAGGFNYIH
- the obgE gene encoding GTPase ObgE gives rise to the protein MFVDTAKVFINAGNGGNGAVSFRHEIYVDKGGPDGGDGGKGGDVIFEASENVNTLVDFRFKPELKADHGNKGSKQNKRGRSGEDLIVKVPMGTVVRKNGEIIADLIENGQQVVIAKGGDGGFGNAHFKSSVRQTPRIAELGEDGDNFEAQLELKLIADVGLVGFPNAGKSTFLSVVSNARPEIADYAFTTLTPNLGVADIDNTSLLVADIPGLIEGASEGKGLGDAFLRHVERTAVLLHLIDIYSNDVAASYKTIRNELSSYSEELATRPEVIALTKCEGFDDEMIKMQVDAVKAVAGKKAEVFVISASSHTGLTEVLRSLRAKVDAVREIEQAIEAEDEEDLPVITLSEQQINDAWTVEKDGDVLVVHGDKIEKFARRTNFDGFENVNRLRDIMKKLGISHELSRKGATGETIIRIGESEFPFLEQQES
- the sbcB gene encoding exodeoxyribonuclease I, encoding MPKTFFFYDLETSGLSAQSDRIMQFAGIRTDMDLQPIGEPYNVLVRLNDDTLPSPEALMVTGITPQQTVSDGYSEAEFARILVDEIFTPDTITVGFNSIRFDDEFIRHLFWRTFQDPYEWAWKDGRSRWDLLDVVRITRALRPEGIKWPVVDGKAVNRLEHITKENGIVHAKAHDALSDVEALIDVTRLIKDKQPQLYNYLLDMRDKKKVQQLINLDDKKPFVYTSGRLDAEHEKTTVAFPLTSSKNGNVVVYDLRYDPALFINLSSDELAKKLYASWEERKSEDFVPLPVKELQYNRTPAVAPLGVLESCDGWNKIHLTKDIIESHKSALVSAPHFAENIRSLFENRAEFKKSKDAEAQLYDGFVADRDRLRIETVRNADERTLADFNPEFTDERLPTLLMHYKARNYPRSLSEEESRAWEQWRTERIKSQLPSFMKSLHKLAATELDDGKQYVMQEMQLWLESIAPTDTSDQDSED